The following are encoded together in the Bacteroidales bacterium MB20-C3-3 genome:
- a CDS encoding heavy-metal-associated domain-containing protein — MKRFAIIVMAFAAMLFVTTNFAEAQNKKSAKKEVQVTFSIPDVDCQHCVNKIESKMPYEKGVKDMKVSLDNKTIWISYEDSKTNKENLAKALEKLGYPAKEVEQK, encoded by the coding sequence ATGAAAAGATTCGCTATTATCGTTATGGCTTTTGCAGCCATGTTGTTTGTTACCACTAATTTTGCAGAGGCGCAAAATAAAAAGAGTGCAAAAAAAGAGGTTCAGGTTACCTTCTCAATACCCGATGTTGATTGCCAGCATTGTGTTAATAAAATTGAATCAAAAATGCCTTACGAGAAAGGTGTTAAAGATATGAAGGTTAGTCTTGATAATAAAACCATCTGGATTAGCTACGAGGATTCTAAAACAAACAAGGAGAACCTTGCCAAGGCCCTTGAAAAGCTGGGATATCCGGCAAAAGAGGTAGAACAAAAATAA
- a CDS encoding glycoside hydrolase family 9 protein: protein MRFLKISVFLSLILFSVSNQLAANSWIRVNQAGYLPADIKVAVFISLNEKSTPVFEVRDALTDKIVFQGAGKKSDAISWGMKSAYRFDFSKIEKEGGYYIVSNGAKSPNFRIAADSYEGLSDFLLEYMRQQRCGDNPYTGELCHQDDGYIVGHPSRNGEKIDVRGGWHDATDYLQYTTTSATTLYHLMFSWEQQKDKSVFKDNFDARGRKGANGTPDILDEIRWGLDWLDRMNPEDKVMFNQIADDRDHAGFRLPNKDKVDYGWGPGTGRPVYFVSGQPQSLGKHFNRTTGVASTAGKFASSFALASEILKESDPEYAAKLRDKAVKAFAFAEEFPGNTQTACVVSPYFYEEDTWVDDVELAAATFYKFTGDANWRKRADYWGQLEPVTPWMELGRGRHYQFYPFINLGHYYLASSSDKATRDKYIQFMKDGLEHLRKRAADDPFIYGIPFLWCSNNLVSAAITQARLYREVSGDETYLEMEMALRDWLFGTNPWGTSMLVGFPKGGDYPDSPHSSYTVHNGDLTYGGLVDGPIERLLFLERAGKSLTKPDMYAPFNNGKAVYHDDIGDYASNEPTMDGTAGLSFYFAKMESDGKEQAKAISEKSALTLKDSQGAVVRVNPDKKVIYLAFTADSMFQGGGKILKTLASNKIKGSFFLTGNFLRIPEHKGTIEKIVSQGHYVGGHSDKHLLYAPWDKREKSLVSGDSLRNDIINNLVELQKFGVSQKDAVWFMPPYEWYNKESVYTASTLGLKTINYTPGTATPADYTYPGMNSYKTSDELIAKLFAFEKSNNLNGAIILIHPGVDDRRADKLYDRLDSIIKRLKKLGYSFDRL, encoded by the coding sequence ATGAGATTTCTAAAAATTTCTGTTTTCCTTTCGCTGATTCTTTTCAGTGTTTCAAATCAACTTGCGGCTAACTCCTGGATACGAGTAAATCAGGCAGGATATCTGCCGGCAGATATTAAAGTTGCAGTATTCATTTCACTTAACGAAAAGAGCACTCCTGTGTTCGAGGTAAGAGATGCCTTGACAGATAAAATTGTATTTCAGGGTGCCGGTAAAAAGAGTGATGCCATCTCCTGGGGTATGAAAAGCGCTTACAGATTTGATTTTTCCAAAATTGAAAAGGAGGGTGGTTACTATATTGTCTCTAACGGAGCTAAATCGCCAAACTTTAGAATTGCTGCAGACTCATATGAAGGGCTTTCGGATTTTCTTCTTGAGTATATGAGGCAGCAAAGATGTGGAGACAATCCGTATACCGGGGAGCTATGCCACCAGGATGATGGGTACATAGTTGGACACCCTTCCAGAAATGGAGAAAAGATTGATGTGAGAGGGGGCTGGCACGACGCAACAGATTATCTGCAGTATACAACAACTTCCGCAACTACTCTTTATCATTTGATGTTTTCGTGGGAGCAGCAAAAGGATAAAAGCGTGTTCAAAGATAATTTTGATGCCAGAGGAAGAAAAGGTGCAAACGGAACTCCTGATATACTGGATGAAATTCGCTGGGGCCTTGATTGGCTGGACAGAATGAATCCGGAGGATAAGGTTATGTTTAATCAGATAGCCGATGACCGTGACCACGCCGGTTTCCGTCTCCCTAACAAAGATAAGGTGGATTACGGATGGGGCCCGGGAACAGGCAGACCTGTATATTTTGTATCGGGACAGCCTCAGTCTCTGGGCAAACATTTTAACAGAACAACGGGAGTAGCATCAACAGCAGGTAAGTTTGCTTCAAGCTTTGCACTGGCATCTGAAATTCTTAAGGAGAGTGATCCTGAGTATGCAGCAAAACTGAGAGATAAGGCGGTAAAAGCTTTTGCATTTGCTGAGGAGTTTCCCGGAAATACCCAGACTGCGTGTGTAGTATCACCGTATTTCTACGAGGAGGATACCTGGGTTGATGATGTAGAGCTCGCAGCAGCAACATTCTACAAATTCACTGGAGATGCAAACTGGAGAAAGAGGGCAGACTACTGGGGTCAGCTTGAGCCTGTAACTCCATGGATGGAGCTTGGAAGGGGCAGACACTATCAGTTCTATCCTTTTATTAACCTTGGTCACTATTACCTGGCCTCATCTTCAGACAAGGCAACCAGGGATAAATATATTCAATTCATGAAAGATGGTCTGGAGCATCTTCGCAAAAGAGCAGCTGACGACCCGTTTATTTACGGAATTCCATTCCTGTGGTGTTCAAATAACCTTGTATCTGCCGCAATAACTCAGGCAAGACTCTATCGGGAAGTGAGCGGAGATGAAACATATCTTGAGATGGAGATGGCTCTCAGGGATTGGCTGTTTGGAACAAATCCGTGGGGAACATCAATGTTGGTAGGCTTCCCAAAAGGCGGAGATTATCCTGATTCACCACACTCATCATACACAGTTCATAATGGTGACCTCACATATGGAGGTCTGGTTGACGGTCCTATAGAGAGGTTGCTCTTTTTAGAGAGAGCAGGTAAATCACTTACTAAACCTGATATGTATGCGCCATTCAACAATGGAAAAGCTGTTTATCATGATGACATAGGTGACTATGCATCAAATGAGCCTACAATGGACGGAACAGCAGGTCTTTCATTCTACTTTGCTAAGATGGAGAGTGACGGAAAAGAGCAGGCAAAGGCAATATCGGAAAAATCGGCACTTACATTAAAAGACAGCCAGGGGGCAGTAGTAAGGGTAAATCCTGATAAAAAGGTTATATACCTTGCATTTACAGCTGACTCAATGTTCCAGGGTGGCGGGAAAATTCTCAAAACATTAGCTTCAAACAAAATTAAGGGGTCATTCTTCCTTACAGGGAATTTCCTGAGAATCCCTGAGCATAAGGGGACAATTGAAAAGATTGTTTCACAGGGACACTATGTGGGAGGGCACTCAGACAAGCATCTTCTTTATGCTCCGTGGGATAAAAGAGAGAAATCTCTGGTTTCAGGAGATAGCCTCAGAAATGATATTATCAATAATCTGGTCGAACTGCAGAAGTTTGGAGTTTCTCAAAAAGATGCAGTATGGTTTATGCCACCTTACGAGTGGTACAACAAGGAGTCTGTCTATACTGCTTCAACCCTTGGGCTAAAGACAATAAACTACACACCGGGAACTGCAACACCTGCGGATTATACATATCCCGGAATGAACAGTTATAAAACATCAGATGAGCTTATAGCGAAACTTTTTGCTTTTGAAAAGAGCAATAATCTTAACGGTGCTATAATTTTGATCCACCCCGGCGTAGACGACAGGAGAGCAGATAAACTTTACGACAGGCTTGACTCAATAATCAAAAGGCTTAAAAAACTGGGCTATTCATTTGACAGACTTTAA
- a CDS encoding sulfide/dihydroorotate dehydrogenase-like FAD/NAD-binding protein, which produces MYKIVKKRDLTPLISLMEVYAPRMASSAKPGQFLIVRAHDRGERIPLTICDFDKDAGTVTIVTQVVGASSRQICHLEEGDFFTDFAGPLGEPSEFIHKSAGELSAMKFLFIAGGLGTAPVYPQVKFLHSMGASVDVIIGAKNRDMLIFEKDMKSVCRNLYICTDDGSYGEKGLVTDLMKKVLDSGEKYDHMVAIGPMIMMKFVTIAAKPYNIPLTVSLNTLMVDGTGMCGACRVTVAGKTRFACVEGPEFNAYEVDFEEAMRRQGMYKSIESELDHKCKIGLHHNNTNE; this is translated from the coding sequence ATGTATAAAATTGTAAAAAAGAGGGATCTTACTCCCCTAATATCCCTTATGGAGGTGTATGCTCCAAGGATGGCGTCATCGGCAAAGCCGGGACAGTTTCTAATAGTAAGAGCTCATGATAGGGGTGAGAGAATACCCCTCACTATTTGTGATTTTGATAAAGATGCCGGTACGGTTACAATTGTCACCCAGGTAGTGGGAGCCTCGAGCAGACAAATTTGCCATCTGGAGGAGGGCGATTTTTTTACAGATTTTGCCGGTCCGCTGGGGGAGCCATCTGAGTTTATTCATAAAAGCGCCGGTGAACTATCGGCAATGAAATTTCTGTTTATTGCCGGAGGATTGGGGACTGCCCCTGTTTATCCACAGGTGAAGTTTTTGCATTCAATGGGTGCATCTGTAGATGTTATTATTGGTGCTAAAAACAGAGATATGCTCATTTTTGAGAAAGATATGAAAAGCGTTTGCAGAAACTTGTATATCTGTACTGACGACGGATCGTATGGTGAAAAGGGTCTTGTTACTGATTTAATGAAAAAAGTACTGGACAGCGGAGAGAAATATGACCATATGGTTGCAATTGGGCCAATGATAATGATGAAGTTTGTTACAATTGCTGCAAAACCTTATAATATTCCGCTTACTGTAAGCTTAAATACTCTGATGGTTGATGGAACTGGTATGTGCGGAGCCTGCAGAGTAACTGTGGCCGGCAAAACAAGATTTGCCTGTGTTGAGGGACCTGAGTTTAATGCGTACGAGGTAGATTTTGAGGAGGCGATGAGAAGACAGGGGATGTATAAATCAATAGAATCAGAACTTGATCATAAATGTAAAATCGGGTTACACCACAATAATACTAACGAATAA
- the gltA gene encoding NADPH-dependent glutamate synthase, giving the protein MRNKIPRVPVREQNPLVRATNYEEVSYGYNSEEAVLEASRCLDCKSPKCVTACPVSINIPAFIRQIENGDFHKAAEIIAADSSLPSVCGRVCPQESQCEGSCILGVKGEAVAIGKLERFAGDWGRENGVRFSEREPLNGKKVAVIGSGPAGLACATDLAKLGYEITIFEALHEPGGVLQYGIPEFRLPKERVVKSEIDNVRALGVNIETNVVVGRTVTIDNLMDNEGYSAVFVGSGAGLPKFMNIPGENLNGVVSANEFLTRNNLMRAYDPQYDTPIYVGKSVAVVGGGNVAMDAARSALRLGAKVTVVYRRTEKELPARVEEVHHAKEEGIEFRMLTNPVEVLGDERGWVRGLRCIKMELGEPDDSGRRSPVPLKDSEFDIETDVVIMSLGTSPNPLLSSTTPGLEVNRWNCIVADDNGKTKRKGVFAGGDAVTGAATVILAMGAGRKAAAAIDLYLREN; this is encoded by the coding sequence ATGAGAAACAAGATACCAAGGGTTCCTGTCAGAGAACAGAATCCACTTGTAAGAGCCACTAATTACGAAGAGGTTAGTTATGGTTATAACTCAGAAGAGGCAGTGCTTGAGGCATCAAGATGTCTTGATTGCAAGAGCCCCAAATGTGTTACTGCATGTCCCGTAAGCATAAATATTCCAGCATTTATAAGACAAATTGAAAATGGAGATTTTCACAAGGCAGCAGAGATAATTGCTGCAGACAGTTCCCTTCCTTCTGTTTGCGGGAGAGTCTGCCCGCAGGAGAGCCAGTGTGAAGGCTCTTGCATACTCGGCGTAAAAGGGGAGGCTGTAGCAATAGGAAAACTTGAGAGATTTGCAGGCGATTGGGGTCGTGAGAATGGTGTGAGGTTCTCTGAAAGAGAGCCTCTTAATGGTAAAAAAGTGGCTGTAATTGGAAGCGGACCTGCAGGTCTGGCCTGTGCAACAGACCTTGCAAAACTAGGCTATGAGATAACAATTTTTGAAGCGCTCCATGAACCTGGAGGTGTTTTACAATATGGTATTCCGGAGTTCAGGCTTCCTAAAGAGAGGGTTGTAAAGAGTGAGATTGATAATGTAAGGGCACTTGGTGTTAATATAGAGACAAATGTAGTGGTTGGAAGAACTGTTACAATTGATAACCTTATGGACAATGAAGGTTATTCTGCCGTTTTTGTGGGTTCCGGAGCCGGATTGCCAAAATTTATGAATATCCCCGGAGAGAATCTCAACGGAGTGGTCTCTGCAAATGAGTTTCTAACAAGGAACAATTTAATGAGAGCATACGATCCTCAGTACGATACGCCAATATATGTAGGAAAAAGTGTAGCTGTGGTTGGCGGCGGGAATGTCGCTATGGATGCTGCCCGCTCGGCATTGAGACTTGGAGCAAAGGTAACTGTGGTTTACAGAAGGACAGAGAAGGAGTTGCCTGCAAGGGTAGAGGAGGTTCATCACGCTAAAGAGGAGGGAATTGAGTTCCGGATGCTAACTAATCCGGTAGAGGTGCTTGGAGATGAGAGAGGATGGGTAAGAGGTCTAAGATGTATAAAAATGGAGCTGGGTGAGCCCGATGATAGCGGCAGGAGATCGCCTGTTCCATTAAAGGATTCTGAGTTTGATATTGAAACAGATGTTGTAATTATGTCGCTCGGTACATCTCCAAATCCGCTGTTGTCATCAACAACTCCGGGTCTGGAGGTAAACAGATGGAATTGCATTGTTGCTGACGATAATGGCAAAACAAAACGCAAAGGTGTTTTTGCCGGCGGCGATGCTGTTACCGGTGCAGCTACTGTTATACTTGCTATGGGGGCAGGCAGAAAGGCTGCTGCTGCCATAGATTTATACCTTAGGGAAAATTAG